In Microcaecilia unicolor chromosome 1, aMicUni1.1, whole genome shotgun sequence, the following are encoded in one genomic region:
- the LOC115460564 gene encoding proto-oncogene Mas-like, which translates to METSTVYPNITATGKLNQTGEVLDINRKLSVFACFSVLICLIGLVGNAVVFWILCFRIRRTSYTVYILNLAAADFIFLSCNAIFLLYLVYLMLHPHPSSANQYEFLSGLEIVRNFGFNAGMFLLTAISVERCLSVLYPFWHRLHRLKLQSAIVCAFLFALSCLVSLLDTLICSQAAYMEQTTQCMSIKIFIAILTFAIFIPLMIVSSLILVIVVQKATNQCHPSKLYIVIVVTVVVFLISAVPAQLLWIFFFFKVLSSNVNTFTLFLVIAFCNSVNSAANPFIYFFVGRKRRSDVQRSVHAALERVFTEDGESPGIENKTISSNTSITEMQS; encoded by the coding sequence ATGGAGACAAGCACTGTGTACCCCAACATTACAGCCACTGGAAAGCTTAACCAGACAGGAGAGGTACTGGATATAAATAGAAAACTATCAGTGTTTGCCTGCTTTTCTGTTTTGATCTGCCTCATTGGATTGGTGGGGAATGCAGTCGTCTTCTGGATTCTCTGCTTCAGAATCCGAAGAACCAGCTACACAGTTTATATCCTTAATTTGGCAGCAGCTGACTTCATCTTCCTGTCCTGCAATGCTATCTTTCTGCTGTACCTCGTCTACTTAATGCTTCATCCACATCCATCATCTGCAAACCAATATGAATTTCTCTCAGGCCTGGAAATTGTTCGTAATTTTGGATTCAACGCTGGCATGTTTCTCCTGACAGCTATCAGCGTGGAACGCTGCCTGTCTGTCCTTTACCCCTTTTGGCACCGCCTCCATCGGCTGAAGTTGCAGTCTGCCATTGTTTGCGCTTTCCTCTTCGCCCTGTCCTGCCTGGTGTCGCTGTTGGATACCTTAATTTGCAGTCAGGCTGCTTATATGGAACAGACCACACAATGCATGTCAATCAAAATATTTATAGCGATTTTAACGTTTGCGATCTTCATTCCACTTATGATTGTGTCCAGCTTGATCCTTGTCATCGTGGTCCAAAAAGCCACAAATCAGTGTCACCCATCAAAGCTTTACATCGTCATTGTGGTCACAGTCGTAGTCTTTCTCATTTCAGCGGTGCCTGCCCAGCTGTTGTGGATATTTTTCTTCTTCAAGGTTCTCTCATCAAATGTTAATACATTCACATTATTTCTTGTTATTGCCTTTTGCAACTCGGTTAACAGTGCTGCAAACCCTTTTATCTACTTCTTTGTGGGTCGAAAAAGGCGGTCTGACGTCCAGAGATCTGTGCATGCGGCACTGGAGAGGGTTTTCACTGAGGATGGAGAATCACCAGGGATCGAGAATAAGACCATCTCTTCAAACACTAGCATAACAGAGATGCAATCGTAG